In one window of Solanum pennellii chromosome 2, SPENNV200 DNA:
- the LOC107009565 gene encoding protein argonaute 2-like, producing the protein MDRGNYQRGGGDNTGRGRGNRGRGGPHIGGGRGGPHVGGGRSGPQMGSFHQPPQQWGNQPRGSGQYQFRGAPPGRGGTWVNQPVQRGGGNAWQRPQQQGSGVPITAWARPPPQQPQQQGSGGGVATAWARPPPPPQEVVDRPQSSDPVHVDMGSLKITEASSSESSKEKRVPVTRPDTGKNCVKQIELLANHFVVTFDPHSTIMHYDVNIQQQADENRPVKNLTNKSVLHMIRAKLCEDDPIRFPLDNTAYDGNKNIFSAVQLPTGCFAVNWSDGEDVKSRTYDITINLVAELQLRKLEQYLSGNLSYIPRDILQGMDLFMKDNPSRHRISVGRCFYSKNPHKDFRFGFAAYKGFQQSLKPTEAGLALCLDYSVLALRKPMSVLDYLRDYFQIRKEDIFKYNHQAAHDALKGLKVTVNHRRTSQKFVIKKLTDRKTSEITFPLEDPEGKDPPRDVLLVEYFRDKYQREIQFKDFPSLDVGKGSKINYVPMEFCVLVEGQRFPKEELDKDSAMFLKNMSLARPNERKEAICEMVKAEDGPCGAITDNFGIKVDKNMTGVVGRVLPPPDLKLGGQSPLRVNDKCQWNLVGKSVVEGKALQRWALIDFSYKERNRLRVDEFVFGLRDRCIKLSINMEEPAEVHFTDMHELSEVGKVEKLLNFVVDAAKRKINGKLQMIVCVMTSKHNGYKYLKWVSETKIGVVTQCCLSTNANKGQDQYLANLCMKINAKLGGSNMELMQRLPNFRNGDNVMFIGADVNHPTSRDADKYPSIAAVVATINWPAANRYAARVCPQKHRTEKILEFGKMCADLVRTYEELNSVKPNKIVVFRDGVSGSQFDMVLNEELNDLVKDIYDRYKYKPEITLVVAQKRHHTRLFPREGNVPPGTVVDTQIVHPFDFDFYLCSHFGQLGTSKATHYHVLWDENGFNSDSLQRLIYNMCFTFARCTKPVSLVPPVYYADLVAYRGRMFQEVVMEMNASSSTTSPASFEQRFYNLQPDLQNIMFFV; encoded by the exons ATGGACCGTGGAAACTACCAACGTGGTGGCGGCGATAACACCGGCAGGGGCAGAGGTAACCGTGGTCGGGGTGGGCCCCATATTGGTGGTGGAAGGGGTGGGCCCCATGTCGGTGGTGGAAGGAGTGGGCCCCAAATGGGTTCATTTCATCAGCCTCCACAGCAATGGGGGAATCAGCCAAGGGGGTCGGGTCAATATCAGTTTCGTGGAGCTCCGCCGGGTCGTGGTGGTACTTGGGTCAACCAACCGGTCCAACGTGGTGGTGGTAACGCTTGGCAACGGCCACAACAGCAGGGTAGTGGTGTTCCAATCACTGCTTGGGCCCGACCACCACCGCAGCAGCCACAGCAACAGGGTAGTGGTGGTGGAGTTGCTACTGCTTGGGCCCGGCCGCCGCCGCCGCCACAGGAGGTTGTGGATCGTCCTCAATCTTCTG ATcctgttcatgttgatatgggGTCCCTGAAAATTACAGAAGCGAGTTCATCAGAAAGTTCTAAGGAAAAACGTGTACCAGTCACACGACCTGATACTGGAAAAAATTGTGTAAAGCAAATTGAGCTGCTGGCTAATCATTTTGTTGTTACATTTGATCCCCACTCTACCATTATGCATTATGATGTGAATATTCAACAACAGGCTGATGAGAATCGGCCTGTGAAGAATCTAACAAACAAGTCTGTTCTCCATATGATAAGAGCAAAGCTGTGCGAGGATGACCCTATTCGATTTCCCCTAGATAATACTGCATATGACGGTAACAAGAACATTTTCAGTGCTGTTCAACTTCCTACTGGGTGTTTTGCTGTGAACTGGTCTGACGGGGAAGATGTTAAGTCACGCACTTATGACATTACCATCAACCTTGTTGCTGAATTACAACTTAGGAAGCTGGAACAATATTTGAGTGGAAACCTTTCGTATATTCCTCGTGATATACTGCAAGGAATGGATTTGTTTATGAAAGATAATCCTTCTAGACACAGGATTTCTGTAGGTCGTTGTTTCTACTCTAAGAATCCTCATAAAGACTTTAGATTCGGGTTTGCTGCATATAAAGGTTTTCAGCAGAGCTTAAAGCCTACAGAAGCAGGGTTGGCGTTGTGCTTAGATTACTCAGTCTTGGCACTCCGGAAACCAATGTCAGTGCTAGACTATCTGAGGGACTATTTTCAAATACGTAAAGAAGATATTTTCAAGTACAACCATCAAGCTGCACATGATGCATTAAAGGGTTTGAAAGTCACAGTAAATCATCGTCGTACAAGCCAGAAGTTTGTTATTAAGAAGCTAACGGATCGCAAAACTAGTGAAATTACTTTCCCCCTTGAAGATCCAGAAGGCAAAGATCCCCCAAGGgatgttcttcttgttgaatACTTCAGGGATAAATATCAGCGGGAGATTCAGTTCAAGGATTTTCCTTCATTAGATGTTGGAAAAGGTAGTAAGATAAACTATGTCCCGATGGAATTCTGTGTCTTGGTTGAGGGACAACGGTTTCCTAAGGAGGAGTTGGACAAGGATTCTGCTATGTTTTTGAAGAACATGTCATTAGCTCGACCCAACGAGAGAAAGGAGGCAATTTGTGAAATGGTAAAGGCTGAAGATGGGCCGTGCGG GGCTATCACCGATAATTTTGGGATTAAAGTTGATAAGAACATGACCGGTGTTGTCGGTCGTGTTCTTCCTCCCCCTGATTTGAAGCTAGGCGGTCAAAGTCCACTTCGTGTGAATGATAAGTGCCAGTGGAACCTTGTCGGGAAATCTGTGGTGGAAGGCAAGGCACTTCAACGATGGGCTTTGATAGATTTTAGCTATAAGGAACGCAACCGGCTAAGAGTTGACGAGTTTGTCTTCGGATTGAGAGATCGGTGCATCAAATTGAGTATTAATATGGAAGAACCTGCTGAAGTACATTTCACTGACATGCATGAACTCTCTGAAGTTGGCAAGGTTGAAAAACTTCTCAATTTTGTGGTTGATGCAGCTAAACGGAAAATCAAtggtaaacttcaaatgataGTTTGTGTTATGACATCAAAGCATAATGGGTACAAATATCTTAAATGGGTATCTGAGACAAAAATCGGCGTGGTAACCCAGTGTTGCTTGTCTACTAATGCCAACAAGGGACAGGATCAGTATCTTGCAAACCTCTGTATGAAGATTAATGCAAAACTTGGGGGCAGCAATATGGAACTTATGCAAAGACTCCCTAATTTTAGAAATGGAGACAATGTCATGTTCATCGGAGCTGATGTTAATCATCCTACTTCCCGGGATGCTGACAAATATCCATCCATAGCAGCCGTTGTTGCCACCATCAACTGGCCAGCTGCTAATAGATATGCTGCTAGAGTTTGTCCTCAGAAACACAGGACTGAGAAGATTCTAGAGTTTGGAAAGATGTGTGCAGACCTAGTTCGTACTTATGAGGAACTCAACTCGGTTAAACCAAACAAAATTGTTGTTTTCCGTGATGGTGTGAGTGGGAGTCAATTTGATATGGTACTCAATGAAGAGTTGAATGATTTGGTAAAAGATATATACGATCGTTACAAGTATAAACCTGAAATCACTCTTGTTGTGGCTCAGAAAAGACACCATACGCGACTATTTCCTAGGGAGGGAAATGTGCCTCCAGGTACTGTTGTGGATACGCAAATTGTTCATCCATTTGATTTTGACTTCTATCTTTGCAGCCACTTTGGACAGTTGGGTACTAGCAAGGCAACTCACTATCATGTTCTATGGGATGAGAATGGTTTCAATTCTGACAGCTTACAACGTCTTATATACAACATGTGCTTCACTTTTGCGCGATGCACTAAACCTGTCTCACTTGTTCCACCAGTTTACTACGCAGACCTTGTTGCTTACAGGGGACGGATGTTCCAAGAGGTGGTTATGGAGATGAACGCTTCTAGCTCTACAACTTCACCTGCCTCATTTGAACAAAGATTTTATAATTTGCAGCCTGATTTGCAGAACATTATGTTTTTTGTCTGA
- the LOC107010598 gene encoding protein argonaute 2-like — translation MDRGNNNGRGGDRKRGRNSDRVPGYNEQRQGPARGYYDPSQYRARAYYEEEQGRARGQHEEEQGRARVQHEQEQGRGRGRGGRDGFQMGSSSSNQPRPSDQHQFTETVAPENQLVSQTPAATRMNWLNAARKGVGTASPPPQQQQKDAPVLLGNITLKDSKKREPMGRPDGGNTSDESVSLHANHFPVDFNDGTIILHYDVDVQKVDGNQPGKSVTDKFDLHKIREKWLMDKPAEFPCDKTAYDGIRNIYSAVDLPAKPLTVNCSVGDDAKEYKYILTFKLVAQLQLDNVTEYLRRSLQNIIPRDVLQGMDLVMKENPRRCRISVGRCFYSNNARTSFNGGVAARKGFQQSLKLTSEGLALCLDYSELLVIQEQIPVIDFLEKYYGKNIDDIFKYTRAGASDLLVGLKVKVTHRPNKQKFVIKELLPGETRTVKFKLQDTGEEVLLVDYFDKNYTPKIKNRHLPSLNIGKGDKDNYVPMEFCDLVEGQRFPKDLLKTTSLEPKTRRELIRETVLAEDGPRMTIPGNFKIRVDDNMTQISGRVLPVPVLKLGSQNPPNLNDKCQWNLVGKSVVEGKALQRWALIDFSSKGCRDSLKLQVDQFVVKLKDQCRQLSINMVIPAVVHLTDMNELSTVGKVENLLKVVTDAAEKKLQGKLQMILCVMTSKHNGYKYLKWVSETKIGIVTQCCLSSNANKGHNQYIANLCMKINAKLGGSNMELMERLPNFGSDDNVMFIGADVNHPAGKDADKYPSIAAVVATINWPAANKYAARVSPQKSRTEKIVEFGKMCKDLVLTYEKRNSVKPNKIVVFRDGVSDSQFDMVLNEELTDLANAIYESNKYQPAITLVVAQKRHHTRLFSKVGNVSPGTVVDTQIVHPSGFDFYLCSHYGQLGTSKATHYHVLYDENGFISVDLQRLIYNMCFTFARCTKPVSLVPPVYYADLVAYRGRMFQEVLMEMKSPRSTTSSSEASSSSSSPIDSFAQEFYDLHHDLKDIMFFV, via the exons ATGGACCGTGGAAACAACAACGGACGTGGTGGAGACCGTAAACGTGGTCGTAATTCTGATCGTGTTCCTGGTTACAATGAACAGAGACAAGGCCCTGCTCGTGGTTACTACGACCCGAGCCAATACCGTGCTCGTGCTTACTACGAAGAGGAACAAGGCCGTGCTCGTGGTCAGCACGAAGAGGAACAAGGCCGTGCTCGTGTTCAGCACGAACAGGAACAAGGCCGTGGACGTGGTCGTGGTGGAAGGGATGGGTTTCAGATGGGTTCATCTTCATCTAACCAGCCCAGGCCATCGGATCAGCATCAGTTTACTGAGACTGTGGCTCCGGAAAATCAGCTGGTTAGTCAGACTCCGGCAGCTACTCGTATGAATTGGCTCAATGCGGCCAGAAAAGGTGTTGGTACTGCTTCACCACcgccacaacaacaacaaaagg ATGCTCCAGTTCTTCTGGGGAACATAACTCTGAAGGATTCAAAAAAACGTGAACCTATGGGACGACCTGATGGTGGAAACACTTCTGACGAGTCTGTTAGCCTGCATGCTAATCACTTTCCTGTTGATTTTAATGACGGGACTATCATTTTGCATTATGATGTGGATGTACAAAAGGTTGATGGGAATCAGCCTGGGAAGTCAGTAACAGACAAGTTTGATCTCCATAAGATAAGAGAAAAGTGGTTGATGGATAAGCCTGCTGAATTTCCTTGTGATAAAACTGCATATGACGGTATTAGGAACATTTACAGTGCTGTTGATCTTCCTGCTAAGCCTTTAACTGTGAACTGCTCTGTTGGGGATGATGCTAAGGAATACAAGTACATACTTACCTTCAAGCTTGTTGCTCAATTACAACTTGACAACGTGACTGAATATTTGAGACGAAGCCTCCAGAATATTATTCCGCGTGATGTACTGCAAGGAATGGATTTGGTTATGAAAGAAAATCCTAGGAGGTGCAGGATTTCTGTAGGTCGTTGTTTCTACTCTAACAATGCTCGCACATCTTTTAATGGCGGGGTTGCTGCACGTAAAGGTTTTCAGCAGAGCCTAAAGCTAACATCTGAAGGTCTTGCGTTGTGCTTAGATTACTCAGAACTCTTGGTAATCCAGGAACAAATTCCAGTGATAGACTTTCTTGAGAAATATTATGGGAAAAATATAGACGACATTTTCAAGTATACAAGAGCAGGTGCAAGTGATTTATTGGTTGGTCTGAAAGTCAAAGTAACTCATCGTCCTAACAAGCAGAAGTTTGTTATTAAGGAGCTACTTCCAGGAGAAACTCGTACTGTTAAATTTAAACTTCAAGATACGGGAGAGGAGGTTTTGCTTGTTGACTACTTCGATAAAAATTATACCCCTAAAATTAAGAACAGGCATTTACCTTCACTAAATATTGGAAAAGGTGATAAGGACAACTATGTCCCGATGGAATTCTGTGACTTGGTTGAGGGACAACGATTTCCTAAGGATCTTTTGAAAACAACCTCCCTTGAACCCAAAACCAGAAGGGAGTTAATACGTGAGACGGTACTGGCTGAAGATGGGCCGCGCAT GACTATTCCCGGTAATTTTAAGATTCGTGTTGATGACAACATGACCCAAATTTCGGGTCGTGTTCTTCCTGTCCCTGTTTTGAAGCTAGGCAGTCAAAATCCACCTAATTTGAATGATAAGTGCCAGTGGAACCTTGTTGGGAAATCTGTGGTGGAAGGCAAGGCACTTCAACGATGGGCTTTGATAGATTTTAGCTCTAAGGGATGCAGGGATTCGTTGAAGCTACAAGTTGATCAATTTGTCGTGAAATTGAAAGATCAGTGCAGGCAATTGAGTATTAATATGGTCATCCCTGCTGTAGTACATTTAACTGACATGAATGAGCTCTCTACTGTTGGCAAGGTTGAAAATCTCCTCAAAGTTGTGACTGATGCAgctgaaaaaaaattacagggtaaacttcaaatgataCTTTGTGTTATGACATCAAAGCATAATGGGTACAAGTATCTTAAGTGGGTATCTGAGACAAAAATTGGCATTGTAACCCAGTGTTGCTTGTCTTCTAATGCCAACAAGGGACATAATCAATATATTGCCAACCTCTGTATGAAGATTAATGCAAAACTTGGGGGCAGCAATATGGAACTTATGGAAAGACTCCCTAATTTCGGAAGTGATGACAATGTCATGTTCATTGGAGCTGATGTTAATCATCCTGCTGGCAAGGATGCTGACAAATATCCATCCATAGCAGCTGTTGTTGCCACCATCAACTGGCCGGCTGCTAATAAATATGCCGCTAGAGTTTCTCCACAGAAATCCAGGACTGAAAAGATTGTAGAGTTTGGGAAAATGTGTAAAGACCTAGTTCTTACTTATGAGAAACGCAACTCTGTTAAACCAAACAAAATTGTTGTTTTCCGTGATGGTGTGAGTGACAGTCAGTTTGATATGGTACTCAACGAAGAGTTGACTGATCTGGCTAACGCTATATACGAAAGTAATAAGTATCAACCAGCAATCACTCTTGTTGTGGCTCAGAAGAGACACCATACACGACTATTTTCTAAGGTGGGAAATGTGTCTCCGGGTACTGTTGTGGATACACAAATTGTTCATCCATCTGGTTTTGACTTCTATCTTTGCAGCCACTATGGACAGTTGGGTACTAGCAAGGCAACTCACTATCATGTTCTATATGATGAGAATGGCTTCATATCTGTCGATTTACAACGTCTTATATACAACATGTGCTTCACTTTTGCACGGTGCACTAAACCTGTTTCACTTGTTCCACCAGTTTACTATGCAGACCTTGTTGCTTACAGGGGACGGATGTTCCAAGAGGTGCTTATGGAGATGAAATCTCCTAGGTCTACGACTTCATCCTCTGAAGCTTCATCCTCATCATCTTCACCGATTGACTCATTTGCACAAGAATTTTATGATTTGCACCATGATTTGAAGGACATAATGTTTTTCGTTTGA